ATAATATACCAGTTTATATATCTGATGATAGCACAAATAATGATACAAAAGAGATAGTTGATTATTTGAAAAAGGAGTACTATGATAATATCTATTATTATAAAAATACTCCTTCTTTGGGGCATGATCATAACTGCTTGTTTACTATGTCTCTACCAAAAGAAGACTATATTTGGTATATAGGGGACTCTATGATAATAAGAGAGAAAGCATTTTCTATGATATTTGAAATTATAGAAAATGAGGACTATGATTTTATATGTTTTAATGCAGAGAGTCGTAGTGAGCCTCTACCAAATAATAATATATATACTGATCCCAAATGCATACTGTTAGATTTAGGATGGCATTTAACTATGTCAGGAGCGATAATTTACAATAGAAGAGCTTTATTCACAGAATGTATAAATATTCAATTAGTTAAAAATTTTCCTCAATTGGCTTTAATATTTTGGGCTGCCTATAAAAAGAAAATTCAATTATATTGGATTAATAAAAAAATAATATACGGCAATAGGAAAAAAGAAAGTTATTGGTCTGGCAATCAGTTTAGTGTTTTTATAGATGATTATAAAAATATGCTTATAAATCTCCCTAATAAATTTAGACTAGAAGATGTTGATAAGGTTGTAAGACAACATTCTTTAAATACGGGAATATTTAGCTATAAAAGTCTGATAGTTATGCGAGCTAAGTCTATGCTTAATATGGAGCAACTTGAGAAACGAAAGAGAGATATAAAGTCTTTTTCTAATGCTAATATATTGATTTTATTTATACTATGCTTGATTCCTGTGAGAATTGTAAGATTGGGCTATGAACTTTTTAAGAGGAAAAAATAAGTGATTTTTGTTAAAAATATTATGATTGGAGGATTAAGTTCTAAATTTGTATAGATTGATCTATAGTAAATGTTAAAGTTAGAGGTATGTTCTATTACTATTTATTATTGTTATTTTTTTTAGGAGTGTTGGAGTTTTTTTGTAGAGGGATGAAAATCAAGAATATTTTCTTGATTATGAGTGGTAGTATTTTTTTTATTATACAGGCATTTATAACTTGGACTCCAGACTTATTTAATTATGAAATTCATTTTTATAATATAGATTTAGATTATGTTAGGTTAGCGGTAGAACCGGTACATATCAAACTGATTGAGTTTGTCCATTACATAAATGAAGATTTTCAATATTTTTTAGGAGTATATGCAGCTTTAACTCTAATATTATTTTTGTTTTTTCTAAAAAAAACGACCCCGTCGCCAGCTTTCGTATTATCCATTTTTTTTATTGTTCCTTATTTTTTAAATATAATTCAAATAAGAAACTTTTTAGCTATATCAGTATTCTTAGTTGCTGTTTTATACTACGAAAAAAGGAAAATAATTTTTTGGGCATTTTATATTT
The genomic region above belongs to Riemerella anatipestifer and contains:
- a CDS encoding glycosyltransferase family 2 protein — encoded protein: MAQNQNIDSHKPTLALAIPTYNRPEILKENLLKIINELSRYNIPVYISDDSTNNDTKEIVDYLKKEYYDNIYYYKNTPSLGHDHNCLFTMSLPKEDYIWYIGDSMIIREKAFSMIFEIIENEDYDFICFNAESRSEPLPNNNIYTDPKCILLDLGWHLTMSGAIIYNRRALFTECINIQLVKNFPQLALIFWAAYKKKIQLYWINKKIIYGNRKKESYWSGNQFSVFIDDYKNMLINLPNKFRLEDVDKVVRQHSLNTGIFSYKSLIVMRAKSMLNMEQLEKRKRDIKSFSNANILILFILCLIPVRIVRLGYELFKRKK